In Juglans regia cultivar Chandler chromosome 5, Walnut 2.0, whole genome shotgun sequence, the following are encoded in one genomic region:
- the LOC109001075 gene encoding cytochrome P450 705A22-like has protein sequence MASLSTLTNTQYYFLCLFIWVLSIFLLRSVFGKPTKKVHLPPSPPALPLIGHLHLLAGSSIYKSLHKLSLQHGPLFCLRLGPYRTMVVVSSASIATEVFKANDLAFSNRPALAIEDKALYAGAGFFNAPYGKYWRFMKKLSMTQLLGTAQIEHSRSIRREELVQFLCKLFDSAQRRELVDLGTELMRFTNNSTCKMAMSAKVSGDSSEAEQIRALVKESLQLGSKLYLGDVLGPFKRLSFWMYGKKAIDLTMRYDAILERLWKEHEESGKRDNEDLMDILIKVYKDEKAEFKMTRTHVKAFLLDLFIAGTSTSADIIQWTMSELINHPQMFKKLRDEIVSVVGTGTRLVEEMDVPNLPYLQAVVKETLRMYPAIAVTARECREDCKIKGYDISQNTMLAINLYSIMRDPKVWDNPNEFRPERFLVSNNSKVLHKHQNHENELTSHQSLIDFVPFGAGRRGCPGSTLAYTTINQTIAAIVQCFDWKVRDGGDHDHDQAPPKVDMEVENSGFGLTKAQSLVCLPIVHFNPFAANSM, from the exons ATGGCTTCCCTAAGTACCCTGACTAACACCCAATACTATTTTCTCTGCTTATTCATATGGGTCCTTTCTATCTTCCTACTTCGATCCGTTTTCGGAAAACCTACGAAGAAAGTCCACCTCCCTCCAAGCCCACCAGCCCTCCCACTCATCGGCCACCTACACCTCCTTGCAGGTTCTTCCATTTACAAATCCTTGCACAAACTCTCCCTCCAACATGGCCCCCTCTTCTGCCTCCGGCTTGGCCCTTATCGGACCATGGTAGTAGTTTCATCAGCCTCCATCGCCACCGAAGTGTTTAAAGCCAACGACCTTGCTTTTTCAAACCGCCCCGCTCTCGCTATCGAAGATAAAGCACTTTATGCGGGTGCCGGGTTCTTCAATGCTCCCTATGGCAAGTACTGGAGGTTCATGAAGAAGCTTTCCATGACACAATTGCTTGGTACTGCGCAGATTGAACATTCACGCTCTATTCGACGTGAAGAACTTGTACAATTTTTGTGCAAACTGTTCGACAGTGCTCAGAGAAGAGAGCTGGTTGATCTGGGAACTGAGCTCATGAGATTTACAAACAATTCCACGTGCAAGATGGCGATGAGCGCGAAGGTTTCAGGTGATAGTAGTGAAGCTGAGCAGATTAGGGCGTTGGTGAAGGAGTCTTTGCAGTTAGGGTCCAAGCTTTATTTAGGGGATGTCCTGGGGCCTTTCAAGAGGTTGAGTTTTTGGATGTATGGGAAGAAGGCTATAGATCTTACCATGAGGTACGATGCGATTCTGGAAAGGTTATGGAAGGAGCACGAGGAAAGCGGGAAGCGAGACAATGAAGATTTGATGGATATACTAATAAAGGTATATAAAGATGAGAAAGCTGAATTCAAGATGACCAGAACCCATGTCAAGGCTTTCTTGCTT GATCTTTTCATTGCTGGCACTAGTACCTCGGCTGATATCATTCAATGGACGATGTCGGAGCTCATCAACCATCCTCAGATGTTCAAGAAGCttagagatgaaatagtttCTGTCGTTGGCACTGGTACTAGACTGGTTGAGGAAATGGATGTCCCAAATCTCCCTTACTTGCAAGCAGTTGTCAAAGAAACACTAAGAATGTACCCAGCAATTGCTGTGACAGCAAGAGAGTGCCGTGAAGATTGTAAGATAAAAGGCTACGACATATCCCAAAATACTATGTTGGCAATCAATCTGTACAGCATAATGCGAGACCCAAAAGTATGGGACAATCCAAATGAGTTTCGACCAGAGAGGTTCTTGGTTTCTAATAATTCTAAGGTACTACATAAGCACCAAAATCATGAAAATGAACTCACAAGCCATCAAAGTTTGATTGATTTTGTTCCATTTGGGGCTGGAAGGAGAGGGTGCCCTGGCTCCACTTTAGCATACACCACAATAAATCAAACAATTGCGGCCATAGTTCAATGCTTTGATTGGAAGGTTAGAGATGGaggagatcatgatcatgatcaggcgCCGCCTAAGGTGGATATGGAAGTTGAGAATTCTGGCTTTGGTTTAACCAAGGCTCAATCACTTGTATGCCTTCCTATTGTTCACTTCAACCCCTTTGCTGCTAATTCAATGTAA
- the LOC109001076 gene encoding uncharacterized protein LOC109001076: MWRELEDEHVVSRFPQERVVPRRSDRLIADHSKGQGSDTDSNEHGGGWEVTSLTESEYGAWSQIQIGSPNENIDPSNFNCEHSSDFGEVERERVRQIFREWMNSGVREHPSNVSHINNSPRAEWLGETEQGRVRIIREWVQMNSRQRGAFSDIREEQAADISTQIEQIRDGLVVNQNEGRNEHSRRGIRRLCGRQALLDMIKKAERERQTELQGLLHCRAVSQFAHRNRIQSLLRGRFLRNDQLVENERPASLAETELGLLRQRHTVSGLRETSMWCST; the protein is encoded by the exons ATGTGGCGGGAGCTTGAGGATGAGCATGTGGTGAGTCGCTTTCCACAAGAAAGAGTTGTCCCACGAAGGAGTGACAGGTTGATTGCTGACCACTCAAAGGGTCAAGGTTCGGATACTGATAGTAATGAACATGGGGGTGGTTGGGAGGTCACAAGTCTGACTGAGAGCGAGTATGGAGCATGGTCTCAAATTCAAATTGGCTCAccaaatgaaaatattgatcCAAGCAATTTTAACTGTGAACATTCTTCAGATTTTGGGGAAGTTGAAAGGGAGAGGGTGAGACAGATTTTTCGGGAATGGATGAACAGTGGTGTGAGGGAACATCCGTCAAATGTTTCTCATATTAACAACAGCCCAAGGGCAGAGTGGCTGGGTGAAACAGAGCAGGGGAGAGTGAGAATCATAAGGGAGTGGGTACAAATGAATAGCCGGCAGAGAGGTGCTTTTAGTGACATTAGAGAAGAGCAAGCTGCTGATATCAGTACTCAGATTGAGCAAATTCGTGATGGATTGGTTGTTAACCAGAATGAAGGCCGGAATGAGCATAGCAGGAGGGGCATTCGGAGATTATGTGGCAGACAAGCTTTGCTTGATATGATAAAGAAGGCTGAGAGGGAAAGGCAAACTGAGCTTCAAGGCTTGTTGCATTGTCGTGCTGTATCACAATTTGCTCACAGAAACCGTATTCAG TCGTTACTTAGAGGTAGGTTTTTGCGAAATGATCAATTGGTAGAGAATGAGAGACCCGCTTCCCTGGCAGAAACTGAGCTAGGTTTGTTGAGACAAAGACATACTGTATCTGGTCTGAG GGAGACAAGCATGTGGTGTAGCACGTGA